Sequence from the Populus nigra chromosome 17, ddPopNigr1.1, whole genome shotgun sequence genome:
GAGGATAATCCAGGGAGAAAAGCTTGAGCTATCTTGCGAACTATTTCTGTGTCATAGAGCTCACAATGAAATGTGagtcctctctctttctcatcttCTCGCACAAGCTCCACATCATTTGTAGGAAGATCCATGCTTATGATTTCACCTACATTAAAGTTCATTCCCCAAACCATGAATTAAAGCCAATAAACTATCATACCCACCCACCAATCACTATGTTAAAATGCTAGAATCAATATCATGTTTAATTTCAAGCAATCAAATGTGAATTTCTGCAAATCTCCTTGTAAAATTGTTGGCATTTGAGAAAGACACAAACTTTAccacttgaaaaacaaaaaaaatcccattaaaAAACCCTTCACACTCTTGTCAAATCAcctcttctttctttaaaatCTAAGCATAAATCCTTAATGTACTTTTCGTGATgagttaagaagaaaaaacatcaaGAGTTTTACCACATACACAGTAAGATACttctaagaataaaaaacactagaaTTTGCTTTTACctggaatttattttccaaatatGATGCTTTAGAGATCTGAACAGAGAAAATCACCAAATGGGATCTTAAAATTTTAGTATTATCATCTGTCTATTTTTAGCACCGTATGTGGCAGAGTTTTTagccctctccctctccctctccctgcTTTTCTCTTCTGTTATATACGTTGTTAACTGTTATAAACGAACCTTTAGTTGCTGACCACGTATTTACTAATTGACTATTATACCCCTCCATTTTAAGCTGTAAAGGCCAAGGTTGCtttccataaaaagaaaggcATTAGGGACATTTCCTATCACGGGACCATGCATGTGGACGGTCCagattgaaattgaataaattaaaattaaggtgAATTTTCTCCATAACATTTTTACTAGTATTTTTCTCGGCAACCAAACAGGAATTGGGTTTTTTCAGAGAAACTTTTTcgaagaataatttttttttgtggtgctATTTGGTTGAAAAGAGAAAAGTTCTGCAATGGCAACAGCTACATTTCCACCACCGCCACCGTTTTACAGACTGTACAAAGATTATATTGAAAACCCTAAATCAGCTCCAGAACCTCCTCCTCCTATTGAAGGCACTTATGTGTGTTTTGCTAGCAGTTACACTGTAATCTCTCTTTCCCTCTCATTTTTCTCGAATTTTTTGCTCCAGTTTTGGAATTGCTTCGAAAGGGAATGAAAAAGAAGGTGATTTTAGTGTTTATGGAGATGTTGGGGCTCCACTTTTGCACATTATGTGTGTGCCTAGAGGATTTCCTTGTCTCTGTACTTTTGGGAATTAGGGTTTCTCAttggtgtttttattttgttgttttattttagactGATGATGTGCTTCCAAGCTTAGAAGAGCAGGGAGTGCGACAACTGTACCCAAAAGGACCAAATGTTGGTATGTTTTACATCTACTTCATTGCTGcttgattgtattttttttatgaaagtacACAATAATAATGATACAATTGAGGAATTTTAATGCCTGCTGTATTTGCgaaatattgtttgttttcgtttttaattaaaaagatttctCTATTGAAGGTTGATAGCTTGTAAGGCCACTAGGTGAATGTTAGGCCATTAGTTCGATCGTTGCGCGACTTAATCTTTTCATGATTTCTATGGAGTTTTGATGCTAAAAACTTACACCTAGAAAGCAACTGCATAGCGCATAACAGGGACattccaaatgaaaaaaattctacTTAGACtcccccaaaaaaataaaatgtatggGGATGTATTGTGCCTGCTATTATCCTTTTCATATTGAGCTCCTTATATGGTCTAGGATTTGCTTAATGTTCTGCAAAGGGACAGCAAAAGACATTCCTGGTAAGAAATGGATGTAAAACCGCTCCTTATCCATTTGTTTCCCCATAAAATGGATGTTATTGtttcttctctttgtttctttcgttctttctttctttttaatgattttggtCTCTTGATATGCAAAGCTGCAGGCTGATTGATATTCTTGTTTACTGTAGATTTCAAGAAAGAACTGAGGTCACTTAATAGAGAATTGCAGCTTCACATTTTGGAGCTTGCCGATGTTCTTGTTGAGAGACCTTCACAATATGCTAGGAGAGTGGAAGACATTTCCCTTATCTTCAAGAATTTGCATCACCTCCTCAATTCTTTGCGTCCCCATCAGGTGAAGTCCTTTTGAGGTATCTTGCATACTTTGTTCTGATTCTGTCTGAGAATTACATTCACTGTGTGAATGGTTTCCCCACAGGCTAGGGCCACATTGATTCATATTCTAGAGCTTCAGATACAACGTCGTAAACAAGCTGTGGAGGATATAAAGAGGTATCTTCTTGAATATCTTATTTAATGTTTGGAGCTTCTTGCAAATAAtagtccttttttttaattaattgccAAAGCATCTTGATTgagtttctttcattcttttaacatcTTTAGTTCATGGTTAACCCTGAATAACATAACCACCTTATATCCTTTTGAGATTGAGGAACATGGGACTGGGGAAACAACATGCTGGTATAGTTTCTTGAAAAGTGATCTGGATCTGGCAGTCTGTGTCGGAAAAAATTTTGAGCAATTTTTACTGTGGCTTTCTATCTCATATGCAAGGAAACATTTATCAAGGTGGAAAAACGTTTCCACATTGTATTAGGCATATTGGTTTCCTCCTTTGATGACCTGTATTGTAGTCTGAACTATAGCGTCACTACCTGCAACAATGCCCTCTTCCAAAAGCAAGATTGCATAAATCACTAGATCTAAATTGGTTGTTTTCTACATTTGGTGGATTATCTTTATCTAGGCTGGTATTATCCATTCTTGGTTATTTTCCTATTATGACATGGAGTGTTTGTTATTGACCAACAAGGGTTCGTCTTTCTATTCACGTTAGTGATATTGAAATTGTAAATATGCTGAAACATCTCCTCACCACTTCTTCCTTCACTTGTCTAGGCAGAGAGAAGAGGCACAGAAACTCCTCAAGGAGGCTCTCGGAACCCTAGCTGGGCAGTAGAGCATGGATTTTAGGGTTCATGTGCTGCCCACCCTGTTAGTTGGGTCGCCCTGCTCGTGGAATTTTTCCAAAAGGCTCGTAGATTGCAGATTCAACTGGCATCTCAAGAGGGTCTCTTCATATGAcaaccatttattttttcattttccatttcGCAAACAGATTAGTTTCTGCACTACGTGTGAAATTGTAGTTTAACAACTAAAGAAAGCTGCTTTAACAAGTAAAAGATTGCCTTCGCTGACTCGAGAAGCGTTTAATTCTTCTGCAGTAAGGTATTGACATTGATGTCAGCAATCAAACATTTCATCAAATCTTAGATTCTCTAAACCCAGTTATGAAGAGCCAATAGTTAACTAATGATACCGAACAAAACCTTATTGTTCGTTTCAATTTGGACTCgatcgaaacattaaaaaagtTCAAGACATTATTTAAC
This genomic interval carries:
- the LOC133676963 gene encoding mediator of RNA polymerase II transcription subunit 7a-like, producing MATATFPPPPPFYRLYKDYIENPKSAPEPPPPIEGTYVCFASSYTTDDVLPSLEEQGVRQLYPKGPNVDFKKELRSLNRELQLHILELADVLVERPSQYARRVEDISLIFKNLHHLLNSLRPHQARATLIHILELQIQRRKQAVEDIKRQREEAQKLLKEALGTLAGQ